From the genome of Populus alba chromosome 10, ASM523922v2, whole genome shotgun sequence, one region includes:
- the LOC118059892 gene encoding caffeoylshikimate esterase has product MAREIGNVMYDEEFVLNSRGLKLFACKWIPMNQEPKALVFICHGYGMECSITMNSTAIRLAKAGYAVYGLDYEGHGKSAGLQGYVENMDYVINDCSSHFTSICEKQENKEKMRYLLGESMGGAVALLLHRKKPDFWDGAVLVAPMCKIADDVKPPQFVITILRKLCSIIPTWKIIPTKDIVDIAFKVPEVRQQVRENPYCYKGKPRLKTGHELLRTSLDLEQRLQEVSLPFIVLHGEADRVTDKSVSEQLLRVASSSDKTIKLYPEMWHGLLYGEPVENSDIVFEDIIDWLDNRADRGNTRLEREQKHKHDDFSKSK; this is encoded by the exons ATG GCACGAGAGATTGGAAATGTCATGTATGATGAG gagTTTGTATTGAATTCTCGAGGATTGAAGCTTTTCGCATGCAAATGGATTCCCATGAATCAAGAACCAAAAGCCTTGGTCTTTATTTGCCATGGTTATGGCATGGAATGCAGCATCACCATGAACA GCACGGCGATTCGGCTTGCAAAGGCAGGTTATGCAGTTTATGGTTTAGATTATGAAGGACATGGAAAATCAGCTGGTTTACAAGGCTACGTGGAAAACATGGATTACGTTATCAATGACTGCTCTAGTCATTTTACAAGTATATGtg aaaagCAAGAGAACAAGGAGAAGATGAGATATTTGTTAGGAGAGTCCATGGGAGGAGCAGTCGCTTTGCTCTTACACAGAAAGAAGCCAGATTTTTGGGATGGTGCGGTATTGGTGGCACCCATGTGTAAG ATTGCAGATGATGTGAAGCCACCTCAATTCGTAATCACCATTCTAAGAAAGCTTTGCAGTATCATTCCAACTTGGAAAATAATCCCAACCAAAGATATCGTGGATATTGCCTTTAAAGTACCTGAAGTAAGACAACAG GTCAGAGAAAACCCTTACTGCTACAAAGGGAAACCTCGCTTGAAGACCGGGCATGAACTTCTAAGGACTAGCTTGGATCTTGAGCAGAGGCTTCAGGAAGTGTCATTGCCGTTCATAGTTCTGCATGGTGAAGCAGATAGAGTGACAGATAAATCTGTCAGCGAGCAACTCCTCAGGGTGGCTTCAAGTTCAGACAAGACCATTAAGTTGTATCCTGAGATGTGGCACGGTCTACTTTATGGAGAACCAGTAGAAAACAGTGACATTGTTTTTGAAGACATTATCGATTGGTTAGATAACAGGGCTGATCGTGGAAATACAAGACTGGAGAGGGAGCAAAAACACAAGCATGATGATTTTTCCAAGTCTAAATAA
- the LOC118059893 gene encoding large ribosomal subunit protein uL29 — translation MARIKVHELRQKSKTDLLAQLKDLKAELALLRVAKVTGGAPNKLSKIKVVRLSIAQVLTVISQKQKAVLREAYKNKKFLPLDLRPKKTRAIRRRLTKHQQSLKTEREKKREIYFPMRKYAIKV, via the exons ATGG CAAGAATCAAGGTCCATGAGTTGAGACAGAAATCAAAGACAGATCTTTTGGCTCAGTTGAAGGATCTCAAAGCTGAGCTTGCTCTCCTTCGCGTTGCTAAGGTCACCGGTGGTGCTCCTAACAAGCTCTCCAAGAT CAAGGTTGTGAGGTTGTCGATTGCACAGGTCTTGACTGTGATTTCACAGAAGCAGAAGGCTGTATTGAGGGAGGCTTACAAGAACAAGAAGTTTTTGCCTCTTGATCTGCGTCCCAAGAAGACCAGAGCTATCCGCCGGAGGCTTACCAAGCatcaa CAATCACTGAAGACTGAGCgcgaaaagaagagagaaatatacTTCCCAATGAGAAAGTATGCTATTAAGGTCTAG
- the LOC118059891 gene encoding spliceosome-associated protein 130 A: MYLYSLTLQRATGIISAINGNFSGGKAQEIVVARGKVLDLLRPDENGKLQTVLSVEIFGAIRSLAQFRLTGAQKDYIVVGSDSGRIVILEYNKERNVLDKIHQETFGKSGCRRIVPGQYLAVDPKGRAVMIGACEKQKLVYVLNRDTVARLTISSPLEAHKSHTICYSVCGVDCGFDNPIFAAIELDYSEADQDSTGQSASEAQKNLTFYELDLGLNHVSRKWSEQVDNGANMLVTVPGGGDGPSGVLVCVENFVIYKNQGHPDVRAVIPRRADLPAERGVLIVSAATHKQKSMFFFLLQTEYGDIFKVTLDHENDKVKELKIKYFDTIPVTSSMCVLKSGFLFAASEFGNHALYQFQAIGEEEDVEASSATLMETEEGFQPVFFQPRGLKNLVRIDQVGSLMPIMDMKVANLFDEETPQIFSLCGRGPRSSLRILRPGLAISEMAVSQLPGVPSAVWTVKKNVYDEFDAYIVVSFNNATLVLSIGETVEEVSDSGFLDTTPSLAVSLIGDDSLMQIHPNGIIHIREDGRINEWRTPAKRTIVKVGSNRLQVVIALSGGELIYFEVDMTGQLMEVEKHEMSGDVACLDIAPVPEGRQRSRFLAVGSYDNTIRVLSLDPDDCMQILSVQSVSAPPESLLFLEVQASIGGEDGADHPASLFLNAGLQTGVLFRTVVDMVTGQLSDSRSRFLGLRAPKLFSINVRGRRAMLCLSSRPWLGYIHQGHFLLTPLSYETLEYAASFSSDQCAEGVVSVAGDALRIFTIERLGETFNETAIPLRYTPRKFVLQPKRKLLVIIESDQGAYTAEEREAAKKECFEASGMGENGSASAEQMENGDDDDKEDPLSDEQYGYPKAESDKWVSCIRVLDPRSAATTCLLELQDNEAAFSLCTVNFHDKEHGTLLAVGTAKGLQFWPKRSLVAGFLHIYKFVDDGKSLELLHKTQVEGVPLALCQFQGRLLAGIGSVLRLYDLGKKRLLRKCENKLFPNTIVSIHTYRDRIYAGDIQESFHFCKYRRDENQLYIFADDSVPRWLTSSYHVDFDTMAGADKFGNIYFARLPQDVSDEIEEDPTGGKIKWEQGKLNGAPNKVEEIVQFHIGDVVNSLQKASLIPGGGECIMYGTVMGSVGALLPFTSRDDVDFFSHLEMHLRQDHPPLCGRDHMSYRSAYFPVKDVIDGDLCEQFPTLPLDAQRKIADELDRTPGEILKKLEEVRNKII, from the exons ATGTACCTCTACAGCCTCACTCTCCAACGAGCCACTGGAATCATCTCCGCCATAAACGGCAACTTCTCCGGCGGCAAAGCACAAGAAATCGTAGTCGCTCGCGGCAAAGTCCTCGATCTTCTCCGCCCTGACGAGAACGGTAAGCTCCAAACAGTTCTATCTGTTGAAATTTTCGGTGCAATTCGCTCATTAGCTCAGTTTAGACTAACTGGTGCTCAAAAAGATTATATTGTTGTTGGTTCTGATTCGGGTAGGATTGTAATTTTAGAATATAACAAGGAGAGAAATGTCCTTGACAAAATTCATCAAGAAACTTTTGGAAAATCCGGTTGTCGCCGGATTGTTCCGGGTCAGTATTTGGCAGTTGATCCGAAGGGAAGAGCTGTTATGATTGGTGCTTGTGAGAAACAGAAGttagtttatgttttgaatagaGATACTGTTGCCAGGTTAACCATTTCTTCACCTTTAGAGGCGCATAAGTCGCATACTATATGTTACTCTGTATGTGGTGTTGATTGTGGGTTTGATAATCCTATTTTTGCTGCCATTGAGTTGGATTATTCGGAAGCAGATCAGGATTCGACAGGGCAATCCGCGAGTGAAGCACAGAAGAATTTGACTTTTTACGAGCTTGATTTGGGGCTTAATCATGTCTCCAGGAAATGGTCTGAGCAGGTTGATAATGGCGCTAATATGCTTGTTACGGTACCTGGAGGTGGTGATGGTCCAAGTGGGGTTTTAGTTTGCGTGGAGAATTTTGTGATTTATAAGAATCAAGGGCATCCTGATGTGAGGGCTGTGATTCCCAGGCGTGCTGATTTGCCTGCTGAACGTGGGGTTTTGATAGTCTCTGCGGCTACACATAAGCAGaaatcaatgtttttctttttgttgcagACGGAGTATGGTGACATTTTTAAGGTTACGTTGGATCATGAGAATGACAAGGTGAAGGAATTGAAGATTAAGTATTTTGATACGATCCCAGTCACATCCTCGATGTGTGTTTTGAAATCAGGGTTTTTGTTTGCTGCATCAGAGTTTGGGAATCATGCGTTGTATCAGTTTCAGGCCATTGGGGAGGAAGAGGATGTGGAGGCCTCATCTGCTACTTTGATGGAAACCGAGGAAGGCTTCCAGCCTGTGTTTTTCCAGCCACGAGGGTTAAAGAATCTTGTTAGGATTGACCAGGTTGGGAGCTTGATGCCTATTATGGACATGAAGGTTGCTAATCTTTTTGATGAAGAAACCCCACAGATATTTTCACTTTGTGGGCGTGGACCTCGTTCATCATTGAGGATATTGAGGCCTGGTTTGGCCATTAGTGAGATGGCTGTGTCACAGCTTCCTGGTGTACCGAGTGCAGTTTGGACTGTGAAAAAGAATGTTTATGACGAGTTTGATGCGTATATTGTTGTGTCTTTTAACAATGCAACTCTTGTGCTTTCAATTGGAGAAACAGTTGAGGAAGTTAGTGATAGTGGGTTTCTTGATACCACACCTTCACTTGCCGTTTCTTTAATTGGTGATGATTCTTTGATGCAAATTCACCCAAATGGCATAATACATATCAGGGAAGATGGGCGTATTAATGAGTGGAGAACCCCTGCAAAGAGGACAATTGTGAAAGTTGGCTCCAATAGACTTCAAGTGGTTATTGCTTTAAGTGGAGGGGAGCTTATATATTTTGAGGTGGATATGACAGGTCAGCTGATGGAAGTGGAGAAGCATGAGATGTCAGGAGATGTGGCCTGTTTGGACATTGCCCCTGTTCCAGAAGGAAGACAGAGGTCTCGTTTCCTAGCAGTTGGTTCGTATGATAACACCATCCGTGTCTTGTCTTTGGATCCTGATGACTGTATGCAGATTCTGAGTGTGCAAAGTGTTTCAGCACCTCCAGAATCCCTCCTCTTTCTTGAGGTTCAGGCATCAATTGGTGGGGAAGATGGTGCTGATCACCCTGCCAGTCTTTTCCTTAATGCTGGTTTGCAGACTGGGGTTCTATTCAGGACAGTGGTGGACATGGTGACAGGCCAGCTTTCTGACTCTCGTTCCCGATTTTTGGGTTTGAGGGCCCCAAAACTTTTTTCCATTAATGTGAGAGGTCGACGTGCAATGTTGTGCTTATCTAGTCGACCCTGGCTTGGTTATATTCACCAAGGGCATTTTCTGTTAACTCCCCTTTCATACGAGACTCTTGAATATGCTGCCTCATTCTCATCTGATCAGTGTGCAGAAGGTGTTGTTTCTGTCGCCGGGGATGCATTGAGGATTTTCACAATTGAGAGACTGGGAGAAACATTTAATGAAACTGCAATACCTCTAAGATACACTCCAAGAAAGTTTGTGCTTCAACCTAAGCGGAAATTGTTGGTGATTATTGAGAGCGATCAAGGAGCATATACGGCAGAGGAGCGTGAAGCAGCAAAAAAGGAGTGTTTTGAAGCTTCTGGAATGGGGGAAAATGGAAGTGCCAGTGCTGAGCAAATGGaaaatggtgatgatgatgataaagaaGACCCCCTATCTGATGAGCAGTATGGCTATCCAAAGGCTGAGTCAGACAAGTGGGTTTCTTGCATTAGAGTCCTTGACCCAAGGTCTGCTGCTACCACTTGCTTGCTGGAGCTTCAAGACAATGAAGCTGCATTTAGCTTGTGCACTGTAAATTTCCATGACAAGGAGCACGGAACTCTCTTAGCTGTTGGTACAGCCAAGGGACTGCAGTTTTGGCCCAAAAGAAGCTTGGTTGCTGGGTTCCTTCACATTTATAAGTTTGTGGATGATGGCAAAAGCCTAGAACTTTTGCATAAGACTCAAGTAGAAGGTGTTCCACTTGCTTTATGCCAGTTTCAGGGAAGATTACTTGCTGGAATAGGATCGGTGCTGAGATTGTATGACTTGGGGAAAAAGAGGTTGCTTAGGAAGTGTGAGAATAAGCTGTTCCCCAACACCATTGTTTCTATCCACACCTACCGTGATCGGATTTATGCGGGTGACATTCAAGAA TCATTTCATTTCTGCAAGTACAGGCGGGATGAAAATCAACTGTATATTTTTGCTGATGATAGTGTCCCAAGATGGCTTACATCATCATACCATGTAGATTTTGATACCATGGCTGGTGCAGACAAGTTTGGAAATATCTACTTTGCAAGGCTGCCACAGGATGTCTCTGATGAGATAGAAGAAGATCCAACTGGTGGAAAGATAAAGTGGGAGCAGGGGAAGCTTAATGGAGCTCCAAACAAGGTAGAGGAGATAGTGCAGTTTCATATCGGTGATGTGGTTAACAGTTTGCAGAAGGCATCTCTAATTCCAGGTGGTGGCGAGTGCATCATGTATGGGACAGTGATGGGAAGTGTTGGGGCCCTACTTCCATTCACCTCTAGAGATGATGTTGACTTCTTTTCACACTTGGAGATGCATTTGAGACAAGACCACCCACCTTTGTGTGGAAGAGATCATATGTCATATAGGTCTGCTTATTTTCCTGTTAAG GATGTGATTGATGGGGATCTATGCGAGCAGTTCCCAACTCTGCCCCTTGATGCACAAAGAAAAATTGCTGATGAGCTGGACAGAACTCCTGGGGAGATACTCAAGAAACTTGAAGAAGTTCGAAACAAGATCATCTGA